One genomic window of bacterium includes the following:
- the queF gene encoding preQ(1) synthase, translated as MEELKHLKQGKTLYPAEYDPNLLDTFSNPRPQREYEICFRTREVTSLCPITGQPDFYKLEIRYVPAARCIESKSLKLYLFSLRNTGIFAEELANRILEDLVGACSPRWMRVSCRMNPRGGISLEVMAEHGSRSIGGLP; from the coding sequence ATGGAGGAACTCAAGCACCTAAAGCAGGGCAAGACACTTTATCCGGCAGAATATGACCCAAATCTTTTGGACACCTTTTCCAATCCCCGGCCCCAGAGGGAGTATGAGATCTGTTTTAGGACCAGGGAGGTAACCAGTCTCTGCCCCATTACAGGTCAGCCGGATTTCTACAAGCTGGAGATAAGATATGTTCCAGCAGCACGGTGTATAGAGTCCAAGTCCTTGAAGCTTTATCTTTTTAGCTTGAGAAACACGGGCATTTTCGCAGAAGAGCTGGCAAACCGTATCCTGGAAGACCTGGTGGGGGCCTGCAGCCCAAGATGGATGCGTGTGAGCTGCCGCATGAATCCCAGGGGGGGGATCTCTCTGGAGGTAATGGCTGAGCATGGCAGCCGCTCCATAGGAGGTTTACCATGA